The DNA window ATCCCCGAATTTTCGGATTTGAGGTACGACGAATCTTTCACGATTATTTCACAATCCAAGATTCAGAAGTCGATCGTTGCTACACTTCTCTATAAAAGAGATTTAGAGTACAACGGCGACACACCTTGGTTCACACATTGATTTACACAAGTTCAAGAAACTCTGAAAGTTCTTCATTCTCGTACTCTCTTtctaattgtaaaaaaatatacattgtaTAGGTTGAGAGTATATtctatattgtaagttgaacagaagtTGTATGTTCAACAAATTAAatgctaggagttcagaacaaACATTTATTAAGTCATGggtttctgactgggtttgtataGGCTCTATATaaaccaaagtcttctagtggaatccttatGGAAATAGAAGAatgggtgacataggagttttatctctgaacatccataactCTCGTGTCATTTACTTTCCGCATCTTCCTTTCTTACATCTGtagcttcaaatctagcaagcatttcttcccttgaaaccgttcaagTGATTATGAaaatttgtgtagaatagaaacaagTTTTAAGTCCCTAATAGGATTAAAACCGAATTGAAAGTCAAGTTTAACTCAACAACATTCATCCCCCCCTTCTGTTGTCGTAACCGATCCTAACAATGTTGTTTATCCAATGTTCTTCACTCACGAGTATTATATTGGTATATtgtaatgttcttattttgcatgcatgcatggtttagggtttataataACCGTGTATTGCTATTTCATGAGCACTGTACCTATATGTATTGTACGTTTGtactttatttgaattgtttGTTAATGTTTTATCCAATTTTCTCGTATTCTTTGATGTTGCTAACTTGAGTTGTTATGTTCTATAGTTTAGGTAATTATAATGTTCTATAGTTTAggtaattataatgttttatagTTTAGGGTTTTATAATGTTCTATAGTTTAAGTAATTATAATGTTCTTTCTTTAAAAGAGATTGAGCTGTTATGCTTACTCAAATGTTCCTTTTTTTGTAGGGTCTCATGGAAAACCAATATCTCAAACATTGTCACCAAGTTCGCTGCACTAAATCTAATTGAAAGGGTAGAGCAAACCAAATTCCGATTTTTATTCAAAGGATCCACGTTACTGCGGTTCTCGGAAACGATAATACATCAAATGCTCCTGAAGAAGAACAACTCAAATTATATGTAGATGAAGTTCCTCGTGAATGGAGAAGAGTTGTGCTTCGGGATGAAGGAGCTTGCCTTGGTCACTGacctcaattttgggagattccctgcggTGTAAACCATTTTCAATGAAGTTTAAGAATGTCCAcatttaattgttaaatattttcaaagtaATATGATTGTTAGAACATGAGACCTTCACTCAAGAATTGTGTCCTGCTCtgataaggaagatgcatgTAAGTTGGGGCTGATATACCTGGTTTGTCATTATCTCTTCGCCCTTGACCCAAtgaggataataaatatcaaactccTCAGTATCGTCGAGAACATCGACACTttcctccaatttccatggggaaaagTGTCCTTTAGAGCAACCCTGAAGGGTTTGAATAGGGACCTGGAACACTTCAGGTCGATATATATAGACAAGTAGAAAGTCacggggaagaagaacaaagacatGAATGTCAATGTTTCTCTGTATATGGGacgcactagccttacaagtgtggacctatgatgttatcaaaacgtttgtccCTAAACTTGCTAGGAATACGATGCTTCAAGCGCATGAGCTTGTCTGCCCAaggataatacagtacaaatccAGTAGGAAGAGAACCACCTCTGATCTTCACATTGCCTTATAAAGCAATATTGTAAAGAAGATGGAATTGTTTGAAGAGGAGAAGATCTTATATACTAGGGAGTAGTTTGAAGATATAGGAGGTAATTTGTATGATTGTTTATTTGAACTTGATTTAGGGAggaggaaatttggagatattcaagatgtagttcctcctaaacctGACAtaaggaagaaaagacaaattactcaCCCCAGAACCTCTCATTCTATTCTTGCTAAACCTTCTACAAGGAGAGGAACTCGCATCCCTATCAGCTCTTATTCGATCAAGAGCTCCACCCAAGAAGATGGTGATGCCTCTTAAATGACTCCAGCATCAATAGATCCCCATAATGATGATGGCCCTCAAATGactccaacaacaacaactccTCATGATGAATGTAGATTGGATCAACTAACGAAGGAGCTAAATGAActaaaaactgaaatgagaactGAAATAAATCTCATAAAAGAGATATTAAACCAACTACAAGAACAGTTTGGCATATTATCAGCCACACTAAGGGAGGAACATAGTAGGAGAGGATTGAAGGAGGAATATGTGGATGTGCTTGTAGAGAAAAAGAAGGTGAATGAGGAAGACAATGATGAGAATGTGGAGGAGAAAAAGAAGGTGAATGAgtaagatttggagatggtgaaTGTGTTGATTGAGGATCTGGTGAATGAGATGGTGGAGAAGCAAGATGTGATGAATGGTGAGAATATTGAGGCATGTACAATTCAagcattttgtctaattcaagCATTATATCTAATTCATgcattttgtcttttttttaggATGTGGTGGATAAGTTGAATGATAAAGACAAAGATGAGCTTGTGGAGCTGAAGAATGAGGTATAATTCAAGTATTATGTTAAGGATGTGAATGAGAAGGTGTATGTGAATGAAGATGTGGTGGAGAAGAAGGAAGACAATTAGAAGAATGAGGTAGGTATAATTCAAGCATTTTGTATAATTCAAGCATTTGGTCTAATTCAAGTATGAAATTGATGACGTGGAGAAGTTAAATGATGTGGTGGAGGATGTGGTGGAGGATGTGGTGGAGGAGGATATACAGAAGAATGAGGTATGTATAATTCAAGCATTTTGtataattcaaacatttgatctaattcaagcattttatttaattcaatgaTGTGAATGAGAAGGTGAATGTGAATGAGGATGTGGTAGAGAAGAAGGAAGACAAACAAAAGAATGAGGTATGTATAATTCAAGCATTTTGTATAATTCAAGGATGAGATTAATGATGTGGAGAAGTTAAATGATGTGGTGGATGAAGATGTGCAGAAGAATGAGGTATGCATAATTCAAgcattttgtataatttaagcATTTGGTCTAATTCAAGGATGAGATTGATGATGTGGAGAAGTTAAATGATGTGGTGGAGGAGGATATGGTGCAGAAGAATGAGGTATGTATAATTCAAGCATTTGGTCTAATTTAAGCATTTGGTCTAATTCAAGGATGTGAATGAGAAGTTGGATGTGAATGATAAAGACAAGGAAGATGTGGTGAATGAGAAGGTGGGTGTGAATGATAAAGACAAAGAAGATGTGGTGAATGAGAAGGTGGGTGTGAATGATAAAGACAAGGAAGACAAgcagaaggtggaggatgatgtGTTTATACAGAATTTGTagaaggtggaggagaagaaggaagagaagcagaaggtggaggatgatgtGTTTGTGAAGAAGGTTGACAAGAAGGAAGACaaggtggagaagaagaaggtggaggatgatgtGTTTGTGGAGAATAAGGAAGACAAGGTGCAGAagaagaaggtggaggatgatgtGTTTATGAAGAAGAATGAAGACAAGGTGTAAAAGAAGAAGGTGGATGTGGTAGTGCAAAAGAAAAAGGTGGAGGATGATGTGTATGTGGAGAAGAAGGAAGATAATGTGAAGAAGAATAAGGTGGATGTGGTGGTGTAGAAGAAGAATGTGAATGATGATGTATTTGTGGAGAAGAAGGATAAGTAGAGGGTGGAGGAGGACGTGGTGGAAATGAACGATCCAATCCATTTCTAATTTAAGAGAAAAAGGTCGAGGTCGAGAATACTTCTTAGTCCCTACACCGACCCTGTTGGAACCCTactgaaaaaaataaaggtcAAAGATCCAATCAAGGTCAATCCTATGGTGAATTTTGATCTGGAACTATTGAAAGAGTTAATGAAAGAGTTGGGAAAAAAAGTAAATGTAAAAAGTTAGAGCTCAGTACTAGCTCTGCAGGCTATAAATTCTTCGATACAATGTTGAGGACAGCCAAGTGGCTCACTGATGAGGTATTCTTACAATTCACGCATTTTGTATAATTTACGTGTATTGTGGCATCATGCTTATTGTATAATTCATGAGTATTGTGCAGGAGATCAATGTCGGATGTGTTATGCTAAGAAAAAGAATAATCACGCACCCTAAGACTTACACGGAGGATTTCACAATCGCAAATTGTCATCTCGCCCCTTTGTTTTCATCACACTATGAAAAATTTGTTGTTGCTGATGTTGATGTTCCAaaagtatttgtttttttattattccttTTTTGAGTACTACTAGGATAAGGAGGAAAGACATATGCTGATGTGGAGCACAGTTGATGATATTTACGTGCCCCTCAACCTCGAAGTTCTACACTAGATACTGTGTGTTATGCAACTTAAAGATTGGAtaattgatgtttatgattgcgatcaATCAATTTTCAAGGACAATTTTTTTGCATAATTCATGATACCCATGTGTGAAATGATGCCGCACTTTCTTCATAAAGCAATTTCTAAAGTTAAAATTTCCAAGTATCCTAAGATGACAAGGGACACTTTAACATTTCGCAGAATCCCACACTCAAAagtaccaaaaaaaaaacaagtggaAACTGTGGCGTTTTTGTATTACTGTATATAGAGTACCTGACTGCTAAACTTAGTATAGAAAAATTTTTATCTgataacatgatttttttttagataaaagtGGGAAGTCATGTTGTTTCACCAAattttagagccatgaagttTTATTCTTGTATGTGATAgttgtaatattattataatatgttgaaacagtatattcaaattattgttGTAATACGTTGAACACTATATTCACATCTATAAGACTTTTATCATTAAGACTTTTATCATTATTGTTGTAATATGTTGTAATATGTTGAACACTATATCTCTTTaccaataaaaataagaacaatatTTGTGAGTTGATGATACATaatttacaacataactcacgaatattacaatattcgtgagttatgttgtaatattCGTGAGTTGATGATACATaatttacaacataactcacgaaTATTACAATATTCGTGAGTTATGTTATAATATTCGTGAGTTGATGATACACATATTACAATATTCGTGAATTAAGTTGTAATATTCGTGAGTTGATGATACACaatttacaacataactcacgaaTATTACAATATTCGTGAGCTATGTTGTAATATTCGTGAGTTGATGATACACATAACTCACGAATATTATAATATTCGTgaattaaattgtaatattcGTGAGTTAGTGATACCAATGTTGTCAAACTCTTGAGTCAACTCGTTCGAgtttacaattcaactcaaagAAAACGAGTCACGAGTTGTAATAACTCGTTAGAGTGTAAAATTGGTATTCACTTGCG is part of the Impatiens glandulifera chromosome 1, dImpGla2.1, whole genome shotgun sequence genome and encodes:
- the LOC124942356 gene encoding coiled-coil domain-containing protein 1-like, which produces MVNVLIEDLVNEMVEKQDVMNGENIEDVVDKLNDKDKDELVELKNEYEIDDVEKLNDVVEDVVEDVVEEDIQKNEVNVNEDVVEKKEDKQKNEDEINDVEKLNDVVDEDVQKNEDEIDDVEKLNDVVEEDMVQKNEDVNEKLDVNDKDKEDVVNEKVGVNDKDKEDVVNEKKVEEKKEEKQKVEDDVFVKKVDKKEDKVEKKKVEDDVFVENKEDKVQKKKVEDDVFMKKNEDKV